GTAAACAATCCAATTAACTGTTGCGTGTTTTGGCGTGCTTTATCTTGATGTTCAAAGAAATTCATAGACACCTAAAAAGACACGCGCGGGGCATTTTTCACTTCGGGAGCAGCTTCTGGTAGCAATTCTGCAAGAGTAAAGTTAAAACTATTGGCTATAAGATTGCTGGGGAAAGATTCGGATTTGGTGTTGTAAAGTGTTATGGCGTCATTGAAAGCTTGACGAGCAAAAGCAATCCGATTTTCAGTAGAAGATAGTTCTTCCATTACTTGACTCATGGCGCGATCGGCTTTTAAGTCTGGGTAAGATTCAGAAAGTACAATTAAGCGGCTTAATGCACCTGTCAACGCTGCTTCTGCATTGCCCAATTGCTGCATCGCTTGTGGATTACCTGGATTTTGTACGGCACGACTGCTAGCATTAATTGCAGAGTTACGAGCGGCAATCACCGCTTCTAGGGTTTCGCGCTCGTGTTTCATGTACCCTTTGGCAGTTTCTACCAAGTTAGGAATTAAGTCATAACGACGTTGTAATTGAACATCGATTTGAGAGTAAGCATTCTTGTAGCGGTTGCGATACTTGACTAAATCGTTGTAGCTATTAATGATAATTACAGTAACAATGGCAGCTACAGCAACAGAAAATATTAAAAGCCCGATAATACTCATAAATTTCAATCCATTAACTTGTGGATGGAGAATTTAAACTGCTTTGAAAGGTAAATTTTTATAGCAATTTAAATAAATTACTGTTTTATAAATTTACTAATCAAAATAGTTTTTATATCTAGAAAAAGTTTGCTAGATATAAAAATGAGTTTATTTCAGTAAGTTGGCTTCGTCGTCTGTAGAATCAATTACGCAAGTTTACTGAGGTTAATCTCGCGCAGAGAGGAAGGATCAGAGAAAGCTGAGTCTTCACCAATAATTTAAGACTGTGGTACGTGTCGTTAAATGAGTTACCTATTAATTTGGGTGAATAAAGAATAACCGCTGACAGCAACAATGAAAAGTATGGCAGCAGGAAAGATTACTACATCCCGGACAATAAATAAAATCCAATCTTTTCTAAGTTCTTGTTTAAATTTGAGTTCTCGCAGCTTTCGCTCAAGTTCTACGTCTTCTTTAGGCTGTAAGTTTGCTATTGATAAGGTTAGTGGATTGTCACCTTTTTTAGCAATTATTTCCGATAAATCTTTTTTATCTTTCATGCTATTAGATGCCAACAATTTCAGTTTCAATATTTTGGTTCTCGTCTGCAATCCAGATATGCTTGCCTTTTTGCTTGGCTTCTACTGCTATTTCTAAGAGTGCGATCGCTTTTAGCAATACCTCAGCATTATCTACATTCATTTGTTGCGCCAGATGGTTGAGTGTCTCATAAAGTTCTGGCGATAAATCTAAATTTATTTGAATTCGTTGGGTTTTTCCTTGTGCAATCATTTTTAAAATATTTGTATAAAGTAAAACTAGATTTTAATATCAGAAACACATATTAAATCAAATAAAAGGATTTAATATTTTTACTTTATTATTTATTAGCTGATTATGCTGCATATCTTCCGAGTAAATAATTGAGCATTCACTTAGTAAAGCTGTAGCTATAATCATAACGTCCAAGAGAGCGATCACGGGTGATAAATTAGTTAATGCGATCGCATATATTTACTCTAAGACAATGGGGCGACTGAAGTCGCGGTTAAAGTAAACTAGCTACGAATATTTCAAGAAATTATATAATTAGTCAACATTGATTATTACTGATGCAGATCATCTCAATGCTTTTCTGTTAGTTCATCTGTTTTCGAGGAATTCATCAACTGTAATTCCTACCTGTCTAATCAAACTTCTAAGTAATCCAGGTGCTAATTCCCGATGATTAGGAATTGATAAAGTTGGTTTGGATTCACACCAAAGTATCATGTGACTTCCAGTTTGGTGATCTAATATATAACCAAACTTTTCAAAAATCTTGACAGCTTCTTTACCGGAGATATTTGATAAACGTCCCATTTATACTACAACTTCCCCGATAAAAACTTGCGATTCCTTCATAATATAAGGTTGGCCATGTTTAGCTTGAACATGGAGATATCCTGTAATGGCATCTTTAATATTTTCAATTGCCTCATCTAGGGTTTTGCCTTGACTCACACAGCCTGGAAGTTCAGGAACTTCAGCAATATAGCCTTCATATTCTGAATCAAAGGTAAAAATAACTTGAAATCTCATAATAAATTAATTTTTTCTAGTTGAGTGCCTAAAATAAATATAACGTCCAAGAGAGTGATCGCACTATGCTTAACTATAAGACTCAACTGAAAATCTACTACAAATAATAATCAATGCGATCGCATATATTTACTCTCAGGCAATGGTGCGATCGCTTTTAGCAAAACTTCAGCATTATATTGTTTTAAAGTAAAATCCAGTTCTCTAACTGTAAATTAGAAATACGGCTGTAGTGACGAGTATTGTTAGTTACTAAAATGTAATTTCTTGTTAATGCAACACTAGCGATTAGTAAATCAAATTCAGCAATTGTTTGTCCTATTTTACGAAGTTCTGCCTTTAATTCACCAAACTTTTTGAGAGCAGGGTCGCTTAAAGGTAAAACGGGTAAGTTCTGAATAAATTGCTCTGCATTAGCTAAGTTTTCTGATACTCGATTAGAATTGTATGCACCATAGTACAATTCAGCAGCAGTGATGGCACAAATACTTACCTTACTCCATCCTACTGTTAAAAGTTTTTCCCTAACTGGCTGGCGACCATTAAGCCAATATATACAGGTATCAGTGTCGAGTAAATAATTCACAAGGTATAATCGCGATCGTTTACAGTACGACTTGAATATATTTCATCGATAATTTCTTCAGCAGTGCGTGTGTCTTCCCAAGTTCCGAAAGTTTCTAAAAAAGCTTGTGGGGGATGATTTGAATCTGTTGGTTTTATTAACAAATTCTCTTGTTCTAGTTTCTGTCTCTCTTGTTTAATAACCTTCTGAACAATTTTGACGATTAAAGCTTCTAAATCTTCTACTGTTAGGCTACTTATAAGTTGGTCTGATGTATATTGGGTATTTTCCATAAAAAACATTTCCAGCTATTGAAGTCGATATTATAGCGGTTTTCGCATGAATAAGGTATAGAAAAAATCATTTACTCGTAGGGGCATACACTTATGCGCCCTTACCTGTGTACCTCATTTAAATGAAAATCGCTATATTGTATTTTACCTTAGAGCTTATTTATAATATATCGCTCTTTTCCTCAACGCTTTAGTAGTCCTATATCTTGTAAATCAAGTTTCTGGCTTGTAAATCAGCTTTTGCAACTTATAAATCAAGTTTTGAAATCGTAAATCAAGTTTTGAACTTCTAAATCAATTTTTGAACTCGTAAATCAAGTTTTAAACTTCTAAATCAAGTTTTGAAATCGTAAATTAGCTTCAGAACTCATGAATCAGGTTTTGAAGCTAAAAGTCTATTCTCAAGCTCAATATACTTTTGTTATCGACAATTTTCATCAAATATCGTTGGATTACTATTGTTTGCTAATTCCAAGGCTGGAAAAATCCTGTTAAATAAAAAACGCAAATATACGCATAAAAACGCCATATTTCAGCGTTTATACACATATAAATGCGATAAAAGTAGAGGAAATTGTAGCTTTAATGCACTAACGCGATCGCTCTTTTTGTCAACGCCTCCGCAGTCAAACCATTAAACGCCATCAACTCACCAGCACTCGCTGTAGTTTCCCCACGCTTCCAAGCAAAAGTATCGCGCTTGGCTGTACTCCGCAGCAAAATTGGTTCCAGCATCCCCGCAGCACCACCTGTTACAGCAATTAGCGCATCACCATCAAATAATTTGGCAAATTGTGCGTCATCCAAGAAACCGCCTTCGGGTTCAGAACAAGTTTCCCACGCAGTATCATCCGAACGATACAATTGCCGAGGATTGATTACAGAAACTATCTTGACGCCAATACCTTCATTTTCTAAGAAAGTAGCTGCTTCAAAAACTGGTAATAATGTTAAATCGCCAATCACAGCAAATACAACTTGCTTGTCACCCGCAACTTCATGCAACACAACAGCACCATCACGTAATGCTTGACGAGTTTGTTCTAAAGTGGTGCGAATTGGTAACGGCGACTTACTTGCAGTAATCACAATTCCTTTATTCTTAGTTTTTAATGCCCAGTCATAACAAACTTGGATACTATTAGCATCGGGGGGAAATAATGGGAAAACATTTCCATTTCGCATCAGCGAAGCAAAGTAAGCTTCAATTTCTGGACGTTGGTGAGTCCAGCCGTTACGCCCTTGCTCTAATGCTCCTGCTGTGAATAAAGTAGTAGTCGAGGGAGTTTGACGGCGCAATTCTGCCATTGCTTGCGTTACAGTTTGCCAAATTGGTAATCCATTGATGGCAAAAGATTCGTAGGAACACCACAAAGTTCTCGCACCCATTAGCGATAAACCAGCAGCTAAACCTGCACAAGCATCTTCACTCAAAGGTTCGTAAACTTGTCCGTTTGGTGCTTGGTTATATAAATCATCGGGTGTGGGGTGGATAATCTTGAGTGCTTGGTTGATGTTGGCAATTCCTGATGCTTCGTTACCATCGGCGTTGGTGACAAGGAAATTTTTATCTTTTTGTCCTACTATTCCCACCAATCGTCCCATCGCGGTTGTGGAAACCTTTGGTTCACCACCAACTGCATATTCTTCTAAAGGTAATTCGCCTAAATCTGGTAATGGTAATTCAAATTCTGTGACTACAGTTTTCGCTGCGGGGCCACCGCCAGCGCGTTCAGCATTTGTCCGTACTAATTGCCAAGCTTCTGGTGATAAAGCACGTCCTTGCAATGCACTAATAATATGAGGAGCATCCAGCGTATCTTTAGGATAGAGGTTGTGAGATTTAGCACCTCTAGCGTGGACTCCTGCGCCCTTAAGTTGTTTAATGATGAAGACGGTAAGCTTGCCGCCTAGTGCCGATCGCGCTGCTTGATCTACACCCGAAAGTACTGCTTTAGTAAATGCTAGCCGTTGCTCAAAGGAAAAAGCGGTACTATCAACATAATCCCCTGGTTGGTTTTGATCATCAAAATCCTTGGCATCCACCAACACGACTTCATCAAAACCGTTACCTTGCCAGTATGCTTTCATCTGTTCATTGGTTTTGAGAGAAACCATGCTGTGATGTTCTTGGCTGTAACCATTCCACACCAACACAGGTAAGAAGTTTGTGACAGCAGGATAAGCAGTATGGAAGTGAGCGATCGCACTTACAATATAAGGCTCACCCAGTCCACCATCACCAACTGTAAACGGGAATAATTTATCTTTGTGGAGTAGCGCAGCGGATAAAGCAAAGTGTTGTCCTTGCCCCAAAGGCCCCGCAGGTGCAAGAATACCAGGGATGTAACCAGAAAGATGTCCTAAAAGTCCATGCTTTTCCCGAAAGCGATCGCGCAATTGTTGGACTGTAAAAATTCCCATGTCCTCCAAAGAACGATCCAAGAACATGGCACTATAAAATCCGGGGGCGTGGTGTCCAACTTCCGTGATAATATTTTTATGTCCCAGCATGACCAAAGCTGCATAAGCTTCCGCTTGGCTGGCGAATCCGCCTGGATGCCCAGAAGCTTTGCTAGCGGTTACTTGTAGTGTCAGGTAACGTAGAGCATCAGCAGCCAGTAGAGTTTGATACACAGCAGCATCATCTGTAGGATCAGCGATCGCTACCTTACCCGATTCAATAGCAGGTTTTGCAGCATAAGTTTCAAAATCTGGTAGTGCTTCACCAAAATATTGAATCCCTTCAGAAAAATTGGGAAGCGCTGAAGATGCCTTTGGGGTGATTGCCGTCATGCTGAGTACCTTATAATAATGAGAGGAAACCGTAGATGCTCGTTTAATTTAACAAAAATTTTACATCTTTCTGGTTGTAAAAGTTTATTAGTATTTTGTGATAGTGAATATAAATAAACGAAATATATATTAGCCAAAACTTAAATATTCATAGATTATACTTTTTATTAAATCCCTAATCTTAAACTCTTTCTCTGCGCCTCTGCGTGAAACAAAAAATATTTTTGCCACAAGTCTATTATTTTATAAAAATGGTGCGTTATCAGCGCAGCGTAACGCACCCTACAGAACTAATATTTACTCCAGAAAATATCAATAGTGTATTAATAGTCAAGTCTCTGTAGCAGGATACAACTTTTTTTTGAATCCGTGTATATTTCATAATGCAGATAAATTCAATATATCTCTGCACTTTGTGTATCCCTCTGCGTTATGAAATTAGTTGAAAAATCCCGCACACCATCCTTATTACAAACGCTGCAATTAATTGCTCAACCCACAAAATTTTTAGAAGATTGCGCTACTAAATACGGCGATACTTTTACAGTTCGTGTATTAGGATTAAAGTCCCCGCCAGTAGTATTTTTTAGCCATCCTCAAGCAATTAGTGATTGTTTTGCTGTACCTGCACATAAGTTAGATTTTAAAAAAGCAACTTATGTATTCAAACCATTATTTGGAGAGAATTCTATTGTATTGCAAGAGGCGCGATCGCATTATCGACAACGCCAGTTATTACTACCAGCTTTTCATGGCGATCGCATGAAATCTTACGGTAAAATTATTTGTCAAATTACAGAAGAATGTACAAAAAGCTGGACAGAAAATAGCTCATATTCTATACATAAAGTGATGTCCGATATCACTTTACAAATTATCTTACAGGTAGTATTTGGGATTAGTCCTGGTGTCCGTTATCAACAATTACAAGAAAAACTGAGTTCTTTATTAGAAAACGTTACCAAACCTTGGTATTCTAGTTTGTTTTTTGTTCCCTGGCTACAACAAGATTTAGGCACATGGAGTCCTTGGGGAAACTATCTCAAAAAACGAGAGCAAATTGACAAACTCATCTATGCAGAAATTTACGAAAGACGTTTACAAAATGATGTTACACGTACTGATATTCTCAGCCTACTGATGTCAGCGCATGATGAAAATGGAGAGCAGATGACAGATGAAGAATTACGTGATCAATTAGTTTCACTGTTGCTGTTGGGTTACGAAACCACATCTGGCGTATTAGCTTGGGCATTTTATTTGATTCACTCTCATCTGGAGGTTAAAAATCAATTAATGCAGGAATTAAGCTCTTTGGATGATTATACTCCTGAAGCAATATCACAACTACCTTATCTCACTGCTGTCTGCCAAGAAACACTACGAATTTACCCCATTGCTTTGATTTGCACACCACGAATGGTAAAAGATAGCGTAGAAATTATGGGAAGTAAATTTGAACCAGGAACAGTTTTAGTTCCCAGCATTTATTTAGCACATCGGCGAGCTGAAACTTACCCCGAACCAGAAAAGTTTCAACCAGAAAGATTTCTCAATCAGAAATTTTCACCTTATGAATACTTACCCTTTGGTGGTGGTTATCGCGGCTGCATTGGTGCAGCATTTTCTATGTATGAAATGAAATTAGTGTTAGCGACAATATTATCGCAGTTTCAACTAGCTCTTACTGATAATCGTCCAGTGCATCCAGTACGCCGTGGTATTACCATTGTCCCTCGTGGTGGTGTGCAGATGGTTGTCACTGAAAAAGCAAAAGTAAAAAGCTAAAAAATTGCTTTTTGCGTAATTATTCTCTCCTCCAATTTGGATATATCGTCTTGTAGATACACTTTTACCTATTCAACATCTACAGTTAACAGTAATAGACAATTCGGAGATAAAGAATTCATGCCTGACGAACCACGGTTGGAAGAGCAATTTTTATCACAGGGAGCTGAAAAGATAGTATCTGACCAACTAAACGAAGTAGAACAAATAGATATAAATGTACGAACTGATCTGTTTAAAATTGTCCAGGGACAGGCGGATGCTGTTTCGTTTTCTGGTCAAGGATTAGTGATGCAAGAAGGTATCCGTGTGCAGGAAATTAAACTGCAAACAGATAGTATTTCCATCAATCCTTTAAGCGCTCTTTTTGGTCAAATAGAACTCAATGAGCCAGTAAATGCAGTTGCTCGTGTTGTACTCACAGAAGCAGATATTAACCGCGCTTTAAGCTCAGACTTGGTTCGGAGCAAGCCGCAAAACTTCGAGTTGAAAGTAGATGGCAAAATTGTAAGTTTTGAGTCACAAGAAATTCAGGTATTTTTACCTCATAAAGGTGAAATGGAATTTAAGGGAAAAGTGCTATTAAACGAACCTGGAAATATCCGTACGTTAGGTTTTACAGCAAGAGTTCGCCCACGCACTCATTCGCAACCTATAATCTTGGAGAGTTTCAACTGCACTCAAGGAGGAGGTATTTCACTAGAAGTAATTGTGGCACTTATGCAGAAGGTCAAAGAATGGGTAAACTTACCATATTATGAGTGGGAAGATACTGTATTCTGTATTAAATATTTAGAGGTAGAAAAGGGTAGTTTGACACTTTTGGTAGAAGCTAAGTTAAAGCAAATACCCTCTTCAGACACTTTACTATCACCTTAGTATGATAAAAAACAATCTTGAGTAATTTAAATTTTTGTAACTAACGGGTGATGGAATTTCTGACAATCTTTTTTAAGATTAAACGGATGGTATAATGTAAAATAGCAGTTATGCAAGAGTATGACGTTGTAATTATTGGTGCAGGACATAACGGACTAGTTTGTGCTGCTTATTTGCTTAAGGCAGGCTACAGCGTTCTACTGCTTGAAAAGCGTTCTGTTCCTGGTGGTGCAGCAACAACAGAAGAATGTTTACCACAGGAAGCTCCTGGATTTAAGTTTAATTTGTGCGCTATTGATCATGAATTTATTCATCTAGGGCCAGTAGTTGAAGAATTAGAACTAGAAAAATATGGCTTAGAATATCTGCAATGTGATCCAGTTGTTTTCTGTCCGCATCCAGATGGAAAATATTTTTTAGCTCACAAGTCGGTGGAAAAGACTTGTGCAGAGATTGCCCGTTATAGCGATCGCGATGCCAAAAAATATGCAGAATTTACAGACTATTGGCAACGAGCGATCGGTGCAATGGTTCCAATTTTTAATGCACCGCCAAAGTCAGTTATCGATATTGCTGGCAACTACGACATCACCAAACTCAAAGATTTATTCTCTGTAATCGGCTCGCCTAATAAGACGCTGGACTTTATTCGCAATATGTTGACCAGCGCCGAAGACTTACTTAACGAGTGGTTTGATTCAGAATTTCTGAAAGCGCCCCTAGCCAGACTAGCAGCAGAACTTGGTGCGCCGCCATCACAAAAAACCATCGGCATTGGTGCAATCATGATGGCAATGCGCCACAACCCAGGTATGGCAAGACCTCGCGGCGGGACTGGCGCACTTGTGCAAGCTTTGGTGAATTTAGTCAAAAGTAAAGGCGGCGTGATTCTCACAGATCAGCACGTTGAAAAAGTTTTGATTGATGATGGTAAAGCTGTTGGTGTGCGGGTTGCTGGTGGCAAAGAATATCGCGCTAAATGTGGGGTTATTTCTAATATTGATGCCCAGCGCCTATTTTTGCAAATGACTGATA
This region of Nostoc sp. UHCC 0302 genomic DNA includes:
- a CDS encoding phosphoketolase; translated protein: MTAITPKASSALPNFSEGIQYFGEALPDFETYAAKPAIESGKVAIADPTDDAAVYQTLLAADALRYLTLQVTASKASGHPGGFASQAEAYAALVMLGHKNIITEVGHHAPGFYSAMFLDRSLEDMGIFTVQQLRDRFREKHGLLGHLSGYIPGILAPAGPLGQGQHFALSAALLHKDKLFPFTVGDGGLGEPYIVSAIAHFHTAYPAVTNFLPVLVWNGYSQEHHSMVSLKTNEQMKAYWQGNGFDEVVLVDAKDFDDQNQPGDYVDSTAFSFEQRLAFTKAVLSGVDQAARSALGGKLTVFIIKQLKGAGVHARGAKSHNLYPKDTLDAPHIISALQGRALSPEAWQLVRTNAERAGGGPAAKTVVTEFELPLPDLGELPLEEYAVGGEPKVSTTAMGRLVGIVGQKDKNFLVTNADGNEASGIANINQALKIIHPTPDDLYNQAPNGQVYEPLSEDACAGLAAGLSLMGARTLWCSYESFAINGLPIWQTVTQAMAELRRQTPSTTTLFTAGALEQGRNGWTHQRPEIEAYFASLMRNGNVFPLFPPDANSIQVCYDWALKTKNKGIVITASKSPLPIRTTLEQTRQALRDGAVVLHEVAGDKQVVFAVIGDLTLLPVFEAATFLENEGIGVKIVSVINPRQLYRSDDTAWETCSEPEGGFLDDAQFAKLFDGDALIAVTGGAAGMLEPILLRSTAKRDTFAWKRGETTASAGELMAFNGLTAEALTKRAIALVH
- the crtO gene encoding beta-carotene ketolase CrtO, with protein sequence MQEYDVVIIGAGHNGLVCAAYLLKAGYSVLLLEKRSVPGGAATTEECLPQEAPGFKFNLCAIDHEFIHLGPVVEELELEKYGLEYLQCDPVVFCPHPDGKYFLAHKSVEKTCAEIARYSDRDAKKYAEFTDYWQRAIGAMVPIFNAPPKSVIDIAGNYDITKLKDLFSVIGSPNKTLDFIRNMLTSAEDLLNEWFDSEFLKAPLARLAAELGAPPSQKTIGIGAIMMAMRHNPGMARPRGGTGALVQALVNLVKSKGGVILTDQHVEKVLIDDGKAVGVRVAGGKEYRAKCGVISNIDAQRLFLQMTDKNDIDAAQPELWERLERRIVNNNETILKIDLALDEPLHFPYHAHKDEYLTGSILIADSVTHVEQAHSKCTLGEIPDSDPSMYVVMPSHLDPSLAPPGKHTVWIEFFAPYQIAGAEGTGLKGTGWTDELKNKVADRVVDKLATYSPNVKNATIARRVESPAELGERLGAYKGNYYHIDMTLDQMVFFRPLPEIANYKTPIDNLYLTGAGTHPGGSISGMPGRNCARVFLQAKHPIAQTLKDARDSIKSTVESVFKIN
- a CDS encoding type II toxin-antitoxin system HicA family toxin, with amino-acid sequence MGRLSNISGKEAVKIFEKFGYILDHQTGSHMILWCESKPTLSIPNHRELAPGLLRSLIRQVGITVDEFLENR
- a CDS encoding type II toxin-antitoxin system VapC family toxin, translated to MNYLLDTDTCIYWLNGRQPVREKLLTVGWSKVSICAITAAELYYGAYNSNRVSENLANAEQFIQNLPVLPLSDPALKKFGELKAELRKIGQTIAEFDLLIASVALTRNYILVTNNTRHYSRISNLQLENWILL
- a CDS encoding DUF2993 domain-containing protein, which codes for MPDEPRLEEQFLSQGAEKIVSDQLNEVEQIDINVRTDLFKIVQGQADAVSFSGQGLVMQEGIRVQEIKLQTDSISINPLSALFGQIELNEPVNAVARVVLTEADINRALSSDLVRSKPQNFELKVDGKIVSFESQEIQVFLPHKGEMEFKGKVLLNEPGNIRTLGFTARVRPRTHSQPIILESFNCTQGGGISLEVIVALMQKVKEWVNLPYYEWEDTVFCIKYLEVEKGSLTLLVEAKLKQIPSSDTLLSP
- a CDS encoding cytochrome P450, whose protein sequence is MKLVEKSRTPSLLQTLQLIAQPTKFLEDCATKYGDTFTVRVLGLKSPPVVFFSHPQAISDCFAVPAHKLDFKKATYVFKPLFGENSIVLQEARSHYRQRQLLLPAFHGDRMKSYGKIICQITEECTKSWTENSSYSIHKVMSDITLQIILQVVFGISPGVRYQQLQEKLSSLLENVTKPWYSSLFFVPWLQQDLGTWSPWGNYLKKREQIDKLIYAEIYERRLQNDVTRTDILSLLMSAHDENGEQMTDEELRDQLVSLLLLGYETTSGVLAWAFYLIHSHLEVKNQLMQELSSLDDYTPEAISQLPYLTAVCQETLRIYPIALICTPRMVKDSVEIMGSKFEPGTVLVPSIYLAHRRAETYPEPEKFQPERFLNQKFSPYEYLPFGGGYRGCIGAAFSMYEMKLVLATILSQFQLALTDNRPVHPVRRGITIVPRGGVQMVVTEKAKVKS
- a CDS encoding LemA family protein, giving the protein MSIIGLLIFSVAVAAIVTVIIINSYNDLVKYRNRYKNAYSQIDVQLQRRYDLIPNLVETAKGYMKHERETLEAVIAARNSAINASSRAVQNPGNPQAMQQLGNAEAALTGALSRLIVLSESYPDLKADRAMSQVMEELSSTENRIAFARQAFNDAITLYNTKSESFPSNLIANSFNFTLAELLPEAAPEVKNAPRVSF
- a CDS encoding type II toxin-antitoxin system HicB family antitoxin; translation: MRFQVIFTFDSEYEGYIAEVPELPGCVSQGKTLDEAIENIKDAITGYLHVQAKHGQPYIMKESQVFIGEVVV
- a CDS encoding DNA-binding protein produces the protein MIAQGKTQRIQINLDLSPELYETLNHLAQQMNVDNAEVLLKAIALLEIAVEAKQKGKHIWIADENQNIETEIVGI